The following are from one region of the Bradyrhizobium septentrionale genome:
- a CDS encoding zinc finger-like domain-containing protein — MSHFAVLVISPTELTKETIKPMLQPWHEFECTGFDDQYVVDVDKTEEVLAEYREQTRSMIRSPDGIQVAAHDDRFYRNPTEQEQQIMGKVPGTGSRGDLSWTSKDWGDGRGYRGKVHFVPDGYSKVEVPCSEVMTIAEFIDWWHSGKIVRSEAEIDRSGEHKYGYALIAENGDLIRMIDRTNPNRKWDWWAVGGRWSGMLAAPGYDPEKDPANQETCTLCGGSGKRTFRAEEIVCNKCDGRGTAVKWPSSWVDTGNHAQLKDIPLEAIRNHAEIEALKRFDEAQEVIAGRGFKRWDEVKADNGGDIDKTREAYRGQQVLKDLEEAKLVSFFDDDEIIGLFWMSRADRATRARNNALRTFAVVKDGQWYERGEMGWFGCVADEKDSEQWSREFAALLDGLPPETWLAVVDCHI, encoded by the coding sequence ATGAGTCATTTCGCAGTTCTAGTGATCTCGCCGACCGAGCTCACCAAGGAAACGATCAAGCCGATGCTGCAGCCTTGGCACGAGTTCGAGTGCACCGGCTTCGATGACCAATATGTCGTCGATGTCGACAAGACTGAAGAGGTCCTCGCCGAGTATCGCGAGCAGACCCGCTCGATGATCCGTTCCCCTGACGGCATTCAGGTCGCGGCCCACGACGATCGGTTCTACCGCAACCCGACCGAGCAGGAGCAGCAGATCATGGGCAAAGTCCCGGGCACGGGAAGTCGCGGCGATTTGTCGTGGACGAGCAAGGACTGGGGTGACGGCCGGGGCTATCGCGGCAAGGTGCACTTCGTGCCTGACGGATATAGCAAGGTGGAAGTGCCGTGCAGCGAGGTCATGACCATCGCCGAGTTTATCGACTGGTGGCACAGCGGCAAGATCGTTCGCAGCGAGGCCGAGATCGACCGGAGCGGCGAGCACAAATACGGCTACGCGCTCATTGCCGAGAACGGCGATTTGATCCGGATGATCGACCGCACCAACCCGAACCGGAAATGGGACTGGTGGGCGGTTGGTGGCCGCTGGTCGGGCATGCTCGCCGCTCCCGGCTACGATCCCGAGAAAGACCCGGCCAATCAGGAGACCTGCACCCTGTGTGGCGGTTCCGGCAAGCGTACGTTTCGGGCGGAGGAGATCGTCTGCAACAAGTGCGATGGCAGGGGCACTGCGGTCAAGTGGCCGAGCAGCTGGGTCGACACCGGCAACCACGCCCAGCTCAAGGACATCCCGCTGGAGGCGATCCGCAACCACGCCGAGATCGAGGCGCTCAAGCGGTTCGACGAGGCGCAGGAGGTGATCGCCGGCCGGGGCTTCAAACGGTGGGACGAGGTCAAGGCCGACAATGGCGGCGACATCGACAAGACCCGCGAGGCCTACCGCGGCCAGCAAGTGCTCAAGGACCTCGAGGAAGCCAAGCTGGTCAGCTTCTTCGATGACGACGAGATCATCGGACTGTTCTGGATGTCACGCGCAGATCGGGCCACCCGCGCTCGCAACAACGCGCTTCGCACCTTCGCCGTCGTCAAGGACGGTCAGTGGTACGAGCGCGGCGAGATGGGTTGGTTCGGGTGCGTCGCTGACGAGAAGGACTCCGAACAATGGTCGCGCGAGTTCGCGGCCCTGCTCGACGGCCTGCCGCCCGAAACCTGGCTCGCCGTCGTCGACTGCCACATCTGA
- a CDS encoding AAA family ATPase yields MTDITINGLTRADIKAGETYEFRMGGSVQSIEVRAVGDDGFMTQFGPMPWSNAGMLTRPTPATTMDTPEIRKMVADAAADAEAAPPKSRRTKAKAEAEAKADVAAEPPAPEPAAVPAPAKKPPLTRSQEIAADVAALLRARNPLLWIVTREEARAERYLVSAAAAAGFVPRMWDCGQGVTDVAAKAESIGSADIGETLGAIRARADAKSDRGAWIMRDLPPWLAGTIGMVVCRQVRNLARFLPGVERDGAQALIVLSPSGDVPPELANHATVIEWPMPDRAEIASLLDDTINGLPDEMRESAAPNGTREAAIDSAIGLTGEEAQACYSKSLVQLRKIDPTAVSREKKRVIAREKVLEWFDPIPGGLAAVGGLGNLKDWLMQRKLAYSPAARAYGLPAPKGCFLVGIPGCGKSLISKATATAFDAPLLKLDLGALKGKFVGESEANMRKALRTIEAIGRCVVWIDEIEKALTGATAGGSDGGVSSDQLGALLQWMQERTSESFVIATANSVATLPPELLRKGRFDEFWFVDLPNPNERVEILNAGLKAHGRSFSDIKAEEIANVVAATDGFTGSEIAAIVPDALFAAFADGGRQITCVDLVKAAKAVTPLSVTAKDKIAELRNWAAGKARRATDEWTAETAKVRSTGRALDI; encoded by the coding sequence ATGACTGACATCACCATCAACGGCCTGACCCGCGCCGACATCAAGGCGGGCGAGACCTACGAGTTCCGCATGGGCGGCAGCGTCCAGAGTATCGAGGTGCGCGCCGTCGGCGACGACGGCTTCATGACCCAGTTCGGCCCGATGCCGTGGAGCAACGCCGGAATGTTGACCCGGCCGACCCCGGCGACGACCATGGACACGCCGGAGATCAGGAAGATGGTCGCGGATGCGGCCGCCGATGCCGAGGCCGCGCCCCCGAAGAGCCGCAGGACTAAGGCGAAGGCCGAAGCCGAAGCCAAGGCCGATGTTGCGGCCGAGCCGCCTGCCCCGGAGCCCGCAGCGGTCCCGGCTCCCGCCAAGAAACCGCCCCTGACCCGCAGCCAAGAGATCGCGGCCGACGTGGCGGCGCTGCTCCGCGCTCGCAATCCGCTGTTGTGGATCGTCACCCGGGAGGAGGCCCGGGCCGAGCGCTACCTCGTGAGCGCCGCCGCCGCGGCTGGCTTCGTCCCGCGCATGTGGGATTGCGGTCAGGGCGTCACCGATGTCGCGGCCAAGGCCGAGAGCATCGGCTCCGCCGACATCGGCGAGACGCTCGGCGCCATCCGCGCCCGGGCCGACGCCAAGTCCGACCGCGGCGCGTGGATCATGCGCGATCTGCCGCCGTGGCTGGCCGGGACCATTGGCATGGTGGTCTGCCGACAGGTGCGCAACCTGGCCCGCTTCCTGCCGGGCGTGGAGCGCGATGGCGCGCAGGCGCTGATCGTGCTGTCCCCGTCGGGCGATGTCCCGCCGGAGCTCGCCAACCACGCCACGGTGATCGAGTGGCCGATGCCGGATCGCGCCGAGATCGCCAGCCTGCTGGACGACACGATCAACGGCCTGCCCGACGAGATGCGCGAGTCGGCAGCGCCCAACGGCACCCGGGAGGCGGCGATCGACTCCGCGATCGGGCTCACCGGCGAGGAAGCACAGGCCTGCTACTCGAAGTCGCTTGTGCAGCTGCGCAAGATCGACCCGACCGCCGTGTCGAGGGAGAAGAAGCGCGTCATCGCTCGCGAGAAGGTCCTCGAATGGTTCGACCCGATCCCCGGCGGCCTTGCGGCCGTCGGCGGTCTCGGCAACCTCAAGGACTGGCTGATGCAGCGTAAGCTCGCCTACTCCCCGGCCGCGCGTGCCTACGGCCTACCGGCGCCGAAGGGCTGCTTCCTCGTCGGCATCCCGGGCTGCGGAAAGTCGCTGATCTCGAAGGCGACCGCCACCGCCTTCGATGCGCCGCTGCTCAAGCTCGACTTGGGCGCGCTCAAGGGCAAGTTCGTCGGCGAGAGCGAGGCCAACATGCGCAAGGCGCTTCGCACCATCGAGGCGATTGGCCGCTGCGTGGTCTGGATCGACGAGATCGAGAAGGCCCTGACCGGGGCCACCGCCGGCGGCTCGGACGGCGGCGTCTCGTCGGACCAGCTCGGCGCGCTGCTGCAGTGGATGCAGGAGCGCACCAGCGAGTCGTTCGTGATCGCCACCGCCAACTCGGTGGCGACCCTGCCGCCGGAGCTGCTCCGCAAGGGCCGCTTCGACGAGTTCTGGTTCGTCGACCTGCCGAACCCGAACGAGCGCGTTGAGATCCTCAACGCAGGGCTCAAGGCGCACGGCCGCAGCTTCTCGGACATCAAGGCCGAGGAGATCGCCAACGTGGTTGCCGCGACCGACGGCTTCACCGGCTCGGAGATCGCAGCCATCGTCCCGGACGCCCTGTTCGCAGCGTTCGCCGACGGCGGCCGCCAGATCACCTGTGTCGATCTGGTGAAGGCGGCGAAGGCCGTGACCCCGCTCTCGGTCACCGCGAAGGACAAGATCGCGGAGCTGCGCAACTGGGCAGCTGGCAAGGCCCGTCGCGCCACCGACGAGTGGACTGCGGAGACGGCAAAGGTTCGCTCTACCGGCCGCGCCCTCGACATCTGA
- a CDS encoding DUF4942 domain-containing protein produces MNAHVKIGQEIARQRSLPEIIAEYEAKAQAISDGLRACGKAQLDLQTTATLAGVYGNSHLDFKLPSERDLHQHLLRSAWLHAYAGCNIELLSSPTDKSLWKQQLEKLPPFTLENIRELFGKFLIDPRASMLRGLAEVFCGLDQAFKSHDVVKIGVKGLPKRIIMSGFSKYSTYGREKLETVLNALAAYQGKPLVDHVELSAIFDNEDALLKAGTLTKYDKTTIDHPARGVRLRTFSNGNGHLFFEPDTLKDVNLALAEFYGDVLPDTPDENPVKAKSTAVSKDLQYYPTPAKVVDDVIYPIAHLLKGAKVLEPNCGCGRFMVALRKKGADVYGVEVDAGRAALCRALGLTVLHANFLELAPRAEFKFVFMNPPFYGRHYALHVRHAFDFLEPGGTLKAILPITARDHGLLDDLIGKRDSWNSAWNDLPVGSFSESGTNINTTVLTLHKPGRR; encoded by the coding sequence ATGAACGCTCATGTCAAGATCGGGCAAGAGATCGCCCGCCAACGCAGCCTGCCCGAGATCATCGCCGAATACGAGGCGAAGGCGCAGGCAATCTCCGACGGCCTGCGCGCCTGCGGCAAGGCGCAACTCGACCTGCAGACGACGGCAACGCTTGCCGGCGTCTACGGCAACAGCCACCTCGACTTCAAACTGCCGTCCGAGCGAGACCTGCACCAGCACCTGCTCAGGTCCGCGTGGCTGCACGCCTACGCTGGCTGCAACATCGAACTCCTGTCGTCGCCGACCGACAAGAGCCTGTGGAAGCAGCAACTGGAGAAGCTCCCGCCCTTCACGCTGGAGAACATCCGCGAGCTGTTCGGTAAGTTCCTGATCGACCCCCGCGCCAGTATGCTGCGCGGGCTCGCCGAGGTGTTCTGTGGCCTGGACCAAGCCTTCAAGAGCCACGACGTCGTCAAGATCGGCGTCAAGGGTCTGCCGAAGCGCATCATCATGTCGGGCTTCTCCAAGTATTCGACCTACGGTCGGGAAAAGCTGGAGACGGTCCTCAATGCGCTGGCTGCCTATCAGGGCAAGCCATTGGTCGATCACGTCGAGCTGAGCGCTATCTTCGACAACGAGGACGCGCTGCTCAAGGCAGGGACGCTGACGAAGTACGACAAGACCACGATCGACCATCCCGCCCGTGGCGTCCGCCTGCGCACATTCTCCAACGGCAACGGTCACCTGTTCTTTGAGCCCGACACGCTCAAGGACGTGAACCTGGCCCTCGCCGAGTTCTACGGCGACGTGCTGCCCGACACCCCGGACGAGAACCCGGTCAAGGCGAAGTCGACCGCGGTCTCCAAGGACCTGCAGTACTACCCGACGCCGGCGAAGGTGGTGGACGACGTGATCTATCCGATCGCTCACCTGCTCAAGGGCGCCAAGGTGCTGGAGCCGAACTGCGGCTGTGGCCGCTTCATGGTGGCGCTGCGCAAGAAAGGCGCCGACGTCTACGGCGTGGAAGTCGACGCCGGCCGCGCAGCGCTGTGCCGCGCACTGGGCCTGACGGTGTTGCACGCAAACTTCCTCGAGCTCGCGCCGCGCGCGGAGTTCAAGTTCGTGTTCATGAACCCACCGTTCTACGGCAGGCACTACGCACTGCATGTCCGGCACGCCTTCGACTTCCTTGAGCCGGGCGGCACGTTGAAGGCGATCCTTCCGATCACCGCGCGCGACCACGGCCTACTCGATGATCTGATCGGCAAGCGAGATAGCTGGAACAGCGCGTGGAACGACCTTCCGGTCGGCTCCTTCTCGGAGAGCGGAACCAACATCAACACCACCGTGCTCACCCTCCACAAGCCGGGCCGGAGGTGA